A stretch of DNA from Arthrobacter jiangjiafuii:
CGGGGCATCGGTGATCCTGGTGGACCTGCCGTCGTCGGGCGGGCTGGCCTACTCCGCCGAGCTGGGCGGCGATGCCCGCTTTGTGCCGGGGGATGTGACCGACCCCGGTCAGATGGCCGCGGCCGTGGAGGCGGCCATGAGCGCCGGGCCGCTGCGCGTGGCAGTGAACTGTGCCGGCATTGCCACTCCGGGGAAGGTCCTGGGACGCAACGGGGTCCTGCCGCTGGAGGACTTCGCCCGGGTCATCCAGGTGAACCTGGTCGGAACGTTCAATGTCATCCGTCTCGCGGCGCAGGCCATGGCGGAGACCGAACCCGTGGACGAAGGCGGCACCGCTGAGCGCGGCGTCATCATCAACACCGCATCCGTGGCGGCCTTCGACGGGCAGATCGGACAGCCGGCCTACTCCGCGTCCAAGGGTGGAGTAGCGGCCATGACCCTGCCGCTGGCCCGGGAACTGGCCCGGCACCTGATCCGCGTGGTCACGATCGCGCCCGGCATCTTCGAAACGCCCATGATGGCAGGCCTGCCCCAGGACGCCCAGGACTCGCTGGCGGCGCAGGTTCCACATCCCTCCCGGCTGGGCCGGCCGGATGAATACGCCGCCCTGGCCGCGCACATCATTGAAAACCAGATGCTCAACGGAGAGACCATCCGTCTGGACGGCGCTATCCGGATGGGACCGCGCTGACCTTTATGGCTGTTGATCCACAAATGCGTCTGCCGGACGCGGACTTCTACGGCTTCGAAGACCTGCTCAGCGAACGCGAGCAGGAAAAGCTTGCCCAGCTGCGGTGCTTCCTGGCGCAGGAGGTTGCACCCCATGCCGCCCGCTGGTGGCAGGACGCGTACTTCCCGACCGAACTGCTGCCCAAGCTCGCCGCCCTGGAGCTCTCCACCCCGGTGCAGCAGGGCTACAGCCCGCTGTTCGCGGGGCTCGTCATCGCGGAAATGACCCGGACCGATACCTCCATCGCGACCTTTTTCATGGTCCACCACGACCTCTTCGTGGAGGCACTGCATGCGTTCGGCTCACAGGAGCAGAAGGACCGGCTGCTGGGCGATGCCCTGGCGCTGCGGATCACCGGAGCCTTTGCCCTGACCGAGCCCGGGCACGGATCGGATGTGGCCGGGGGCCTGGAAACCACCGCAGTGAGGGACGGTGATTCCTGGATCCTCAACGGCAGCAAGCGCTGGATCGGCAACGGCACCTTCTGCGACTACATGCTGCTCTGGGCCCGCGAACCGGAGACCGGCAGGGTCCGCGGGTTCCTCCTGGATGCCTCCCTTCCCGGGGTGCACCGCCAGCGGATCGAGAACAAGACGGCGCTGCGCACTGTACAGAACGCGGACATCACCCTGACCGGCGTCCGCGTCTCCGAAGCAGACCGGCTGGCCGGAATCGACAGCTTTGACGACATCAAGCACCTGCTGCGCGGTTCCCGGATCATGGTCGGCTGGCAGGCCGTCGGCACCCAGCTGGCCGCCGTCGACATCGCGCGGGCCTATGCCGTGGAACGGCAGCAGTTCGGCCGCCCGCTGGCCTCGTTCCAGCTGGTGACCGAACAACTGGTGCGGATGCTGGGCAACACGGTAGCCAGCACCGGAATGCTGGCCCGGGTCGCCGAGCTGGAACGCGGCGGCTATCCGTCCGCGGCCAGCCGGGACGGGGCTGCCGTTGGCGGAGCGCCCGGCAGGTCTGGCGGGGGATCGCGCGGCGGAACTTCCGGTGGATCCCCCGGCGGCGGCATGGCGCAGGCAGCCCTGGCGAAGTCCTACGCCACCCGCAAAATGCGCGAGACAGTGGCGCTGGGCCGCGGCATCCTCGGCGGCAACGGCATCCTGACGGACTACCGCATGGCCAAGGTCTTCGCCGATGCCGAAGCCATTTACACCTATGAGGGCACCTACGAGATCAATACCCTCATTGTGGGCCGCGACATCACGGGAATTTCCGCGCTGCGCTAGGTTCGCCGGTTCCCTTGCCGGCGCGGGCGGTGCCCGGCCGTCTCCGACTGGAACAGGACAGGCAAGATCAGTAGGCTTACTAGTTGAAAGGCTGCCGGGTTTTCCGGTTGTGGCCACCGGCCAGGACCGGGCAATACGGCAGCCAAAACGATGACGGAAAGGCAGAGTTGATGGACGAGCAGAGCATTCCCGACCCCGAGCTGGGCGACGATCCGGTGCTGGCCGACGGCATTGCCGATGTGGCCACGCCCGACGAAGTCGCAGATGTTCCCCTGCACGACCTGATGGACGCCGACGACCTGAGCAACACCGATGAAATAGTCGATCCCGCAGACCTTCCCAACACCGGTGAGGTCCTTGATCCTGCCGACCTCAGCTACCCCGGAGCCGCCGAGGACAACCCGGAGAACTGGCGCGAGGATCCGCTGATCGACGAAGAGCCGCTGAATGAACCGGGTATGTTGTCCGACCAGACGCTCCGGGAGGAAACCGCCGAGGAGCGTTTTGAGGACGGCGACGCACAGGTCCCGCCGGAGGTACCGACCATTGGCGAGGCGGCCCTTGACGTCGACTTTGACGACCCGGCTTCTGCCGATGAGGAAGACGCCAGCGATGACCCGGCCCACTTGGGCGGGGACCCGTTGGCCGCTTTTGACCCTGAAGACCGCGAACTCTGAGAATCTCCCGGAATCTCCCGGCCGCAGGAACCCCTGCCGTTGAAGGCAGGGGACCTGCCGCCGGTTAGCCAGCCGTCGGTTAGCCAGCCGTCGGTAGGCTCGGCCGGTTAGCCTGTTC
This window harbors:
- a CDS encoding 3-hydroxyacyl-CoA dehydrogenase encodes the protein MDISGASALVTGGASGLGRATARRLHDAGASVILVDLPSSGGLAYSAELGGDARFVPGDVTDPGQMAAAVEAAMSAGPLRVAVNCAGIATPGKVLGRNGVLPLEDFARVIQVNLVGTFNVIRLAAQAMAETEPVDEGGTAERGVIINTASVAAFDGQIGQPAYSASKGGVAAMTLPLARELARHLIRVVTIAPGIFETPMMAGLPQDAQDSLAAQVPHPSRLGRPDEYAALAAHIIENQMLNGETIRLDGAIRMGPR
- a CDS encoding acyl-CoA dehydrogenase family protein encodes the protein MAVDPQMRLPDADFYGFEDLLSEREQEKLAQLRCFLAQEVAPHAARWWQDAYFPTELLPKLAALELSTPVQQGYSPLFAGLVIAEMTRTDTSIATFFMVHHDLFVEALHAFGSQEQKDRLLGDALALRITGAFALTEPGHGSDVAGGLETTAVRDGDSWILNGSKRWIGNGTFCDYMLLWAREPETGRVRGFLLDASLPGVHRQRIENKTALRTVQNADITLTGVRVSEADRLAGIDSFDDIKHLLRGSRIMVGWQAVGTQLAAVDIARAYAVERQQFGRPLASFQLVTEQLVRMLGNTVASTGMLARVAELERGGYPSAASRDGAAVGGAPGRSGGGSRGGTSGGSPGGGMAQAALAKSYATRKMRETVALGRGILGGNGILTDYRMAKVFADAEAIYTYEGTYEINTLIVGRDITGISALR